A section of the Thermotoga caldifontis AZM44c09 genome encodes:
- the murD gene encoding UDP-N-acetylmuramoyl-L-alanine--D-glutamate ligase — protein MPHLLYALVGYGISNRTLCKLLKRMGYEVFVSETRILSEEEKRELCEMNVAYEENGNTERMLSAEWIVVSPSVRPDHPIVSKAQEKVVTDLDVVLNFRKPAFTVAITGTNGKTTTCSMLAHVLNKLGKKATVAGNIGNPIANVFDQQLDYLILEISSFQLFWSKSLPVDVGIILNIEPNHLDWHPSFDHYVQSKLKMFTFAEKKFIGEAYLKFVKDERNVHVISAVHPLDKDKVIFRGRTYPLKNDHVMTYQNLQNLSAVLTVMDFLGFEPNEVLRALEDFDLPPHRMQLVAVINGVQFVNDSKSTSAAATIAALGNYEDGKVILILTGRGKNESYDVLVEKIKRKAKHVLLFGEIAPLMSSLLKTSGVPCSIVSNMEEAVIEAFRIASRGDVVLLSPAAASFDLYRNYEERGEHFVRVVQSLKEGI, from the coding sequence TGCAAGTTGTTGAAACGCATGGGCTATGAAGTTTTCGTGAGCGAGACGAGGATTTTGAGTGAGGAAGAAAAGCGTGAACTTTGCGAGATGAACGTGGCGTACGAGGAGAATGGTAACACGGAAAGAATGTTGAGCGCAGAATGGATCGTGGTCAGTCCATCTGTCAGGCCCGACCATCCGATCGTTTCGAAAGCACAGGAAAAGGTCGTCACGGATCTGGATGTGGTGTTGAATTTCCGAAAACCAGCGTTCACTGTAGCGATCACCGGTACGAATGGAAAGACAACCACCTGCAGCATGCTGGCGCACGTGTTGAACAAGCTCGGCAAGAAAGCCACCGTCGCGGGCAACATCGGTAATCCTATCGCGAACGTCTTCGACCAGCAGCTCGATTATCTCATCCTCGAGATCAGCAGTTTTCAGTTGTTTTGGTCAAAAAGCCTGCCTGTAGATGTGGGGATCATTTTGAACATAGAACCGAATCATCTCGACTGGCACCCAAGTTTCGATCATTACGTTCAGAGTAAGCTCAAAATGTTCACGTTCGCTGAGAAAAAGTTCATCGGGGAAGCTTATCTGAAGTTTGTCAAAGATGAGCGGAACGTACACGTCATTTCTGCCGTTCATCCTCTGGACAAAGATAAAGTGATCTTCCGTGGCCGAACTTATCCTCTTAAAAATGACCACGTCATGACCTACCAGAATTTGCAGAACCTCTCTGCCGTGCTCACGGTCATGGATTTTCTCGGGTTTGAACCGAACGAAGTGCTGCGGGCGCTCGAAGATTTTGATCTTCCACCGCACAGAATGCAGCTTGTCGCTGTGATAAATGGCGTGCAATTCGTCAACGATTCAAAATCGACGAGCGCAGCTGCGACGATCGCCGCACTGGGAAACTACGAAGATGGCAAGGTCATACTGATCCTCACCGGAAGGGGCAAGAACGAAAGTTACGATGTGCTCGTTGAAAAGATCAAAAGAAAGGCGAAGCACGTGTTGTTGTTCGGTGAGATTGCACCACTCATGAGTTCACTTTTGAAGACATCGGGTGTACCATGTTCAATCGTGAGCAACATGGAAGAAGCAGTGATTGAAGCTTTCCGAATAGCCAGCCGAGGAGATGTAGTTTTGCTGAGTCCCGCTGCGGCGAGCTTTGATCTGTACAGAAACTATGAAGAACGTGGAGAACATTTCGTTCGGGTGGTACAATCTCTTAAGGAGGGCATTTAG
- a CDS encoding FtsW/RodA/SpoVE family cell cycle protein, producing the protein MPSHALALLIITAVLIAVGLVVISSLEVSAKMNLYGGVAREIFRSHVTKLVVGVVLLVITSFVDYRYHEKYAWFYYVLAIFLLVLPYAFPPVAGSRRWILLGNFSFQPSEFAKFALIVCCGAYIKKHQDRMRSFVDGFLKPFLMAIPVLILVFLEPDLSSCIVIMLVVMLMLYSHGTRLIYVLSTLASLGFLFIAAQKFGILLKGYQISRLKAFFTGDLPDQVMQAVRALKEGGLVGKGVGLGEVKLSVPAVVTDFVFAAIGEELGLVGIIAVVLLFFLLVWTMLKLVESSRDVFVTSFVSGLSLLIMVQVLVNLGVVAGMFPVTGVTLPFISYGGSSMAVMMASLGVVVNMATSGSEIG; encoded by the coding sequence GTGCCAAGTCATGCGTTGGCACTTTTGATCATAACGGCTGTTTTGATCGCGGTGGGGTTGGTTGTCATCTCGAGCCTGGAAGTGTCGGCAAAAATGAATCTTTACGGTGGTGTTGCTCGTGAAATCTTTCGTTCGCACGTAACGAAGCTCGTCGTGGGAGTGGTGTTGCTTGTCATCACGAGCTTCGTTGATTACAGATACCACGAGAAATACGCCTGGTTTTACTACGTGCTTGCGATCTTCCTTCTTGTGTTACCCTACGCGTTCCCACCTGTGGCAGGTTCTCGACGCTGGATCCTTCTGGGGAACTTCAGTTTTCAACCTTCTGAATTTGCCAAGTTTGCGTTGATCGTCTGCTGTGGTGCTTACATAAAGAAACATCAGGATCGGATGCGGAGCTTTGTTGATGGCTTTTTGAAGCCTTTTTTGATGGCGATCCCAGTACTGATACTTGTATTTCTTGAGCCGGATCTGAGCAGTTGCATAGTCATAATGCTCGTCGTGATGTTGATGCTCTACTCTCACGGTACCAGGTTGATTTATGTTCTTTCAACGCTGGCTTCGCTCGGGTTTCTTTTCATTGCCGCACAAAAGTTTGGCATTCTCCTGAAGGGTTATCAGATTTCGAGGTTGAAAGCGTTTTTCACAGGAGACCTACCTGATCAAGTCATGCAAGCTGTGCGTGCACTCAAAGAAGGTGGTCTGGTCGGTAAAGGTGTCGGACTCGGCGAAGTGAAGCTCTCTGTGCCGGCTGTTGTTACGGACTTTGTGTTTGCAGCGATAGGTGAAGAACTTGGATTGGTGGGCATAATCGCTGTGGTTCTGCTCTTCTTTTTGCTGGTATGGACGATGCTCAAGCTGGTCGAATCTTCCAGAGATGTGTTCGTGACTTCTTTCGTCTCGGGATTGTCTTTGCTCATAATGGTTCAGGTCCTGGTGAACCTCGGTGTCGTGGCCGGAATGTTTCCAGTCACGGGTGTGACACTACCCTTCATCAGTTACGGTGGAAGCTCTATGGCGGTGATGATGGCGAGTCTTGGAGTTGTGGTCAACATGGCAACCAGTGGGAGTGAAATCGGATGA
- a CDS encoding UDP-N-acetylglucosamine--N-acetylmuramyl-(pentapeptide) pyrophosphoryl-undecaprenol N-acetylglucosamine transferase, which translates to MKILVAGGVTGGHLYPALAILEELSKHTELDVVYFCTLTGIENRIIPREHPEYKLVKLDVSGLERPLFNPSNVKRVLKIIKSKSIIASEVNGSNCCLVTGGYVSYPVGSVCGKRRVPLYIQEQNVVPGIANRALSRYASKIFVGFEETIAGFPRSVRNRIVVTGNPIRISSVGQSPFGEGYVLVLGGSRGSDFINAVMEKIYQEEKQLKFVHSTGDPAWTQRLSVFENVLAVDYIYDMASAWRGAVAAVCRAGALTVSELLHYGVPAVLIPWEGAAEGHQVRNAEYVVRINRGVIVRENEANPRTIMKAIRDVLDLGKVAERETNPASTIAKIILEECV; encoded by the coding sequence ATGAAGATCTTGGTTGCCGGTGGTGTCACGGGTGGGCATCTTTATCCCGCTCTGGCGATTTTAGAGGAGCTTTCCAAACACACAGAATTGGATGTCGTATACTTCTGTACGTTGACGGGTATCGAAAATAGAATCATCCCTCGAGAACATCCGGAGTATAAGCTCGTGAAGCTGGACGTCTCCGGTTTGGAAAGACCGCTGTTCAATCCGTCCAACGTAAAGAGGGTATTGAAAATCATCAAGAGTAAGAGTATTATTGCATCGGAAGTGAACGGGTCAAATTGCTGTCTTGTGACCGGCGGTTATGTGTCGTACCCGGTCGGTTCTGTTTGCGGAAAGAGAAGAGTACCTCTCTACATTCAGGAACAGAACGTCGTACCAGGAATAGCGAACAGGGCACTCAGCAGATACGCGAGCAAAATATTCGTTGGTTTCGAAGAGACGATCGCTGGCTTTCCCAGGTCTGTGAGAAACAGGATAGTTGTCACTGGCAATCCAATAAGGATCTCAAGTGTGGGACAGAGCCCTTTCGGGGAAGGCTACGTGCTCGTTCTCGGGGGAAGCAGGGGGAGCGATTTCATCAACGCAGTCATGGAGAAGATATACCAGGAGGAGAAACAGTTGAAGTTCGTTCACAGTACGGGCGATCCTGCCTGGACGCAGAGACTTTCAGTTTTCGAAAACGTGCTCGCCGTCGATTACATTTACGACATGGCTTCTGCATGGCGCGGGGCAGTTGCTGCTGTGTGCCGGGCAGGAGCTCTAACGGTGAGCGAATTACTCCACTACGGTGTTCCAGCAGTTCTCATACCCTGGGAAGGAGCGGCTGAAGGTCATCAGGTGCGGAACGCAGAGTACGTTGTGAGGATCAACCGTGGCGTGATCGTTAGAGAAAACGAAGCGAATCCCAGAACAATCATGAAAGCGATCAGGGATGTTCTCGATCTGGGTAAAGTGGCCGAGCGTGAGACGAACCCGGCGAGTACGATAGCGAAAATCATTCTGGAGGAATGCGTATGA
- the murC gene encoding UDP-N-acetylmuramate--L-alanine ligase — protein sequence MRIHFVGIGGVGMSSLAIHCHLVGHDVYGSDIHRNEHIEILQKLGVKVFLGHSRENWLDPDLLVHTPAVSSNNPELLRAREEKVRIITRFDLLKQLVEGSVQFAVTGSDGKTTTTAMLAHVLKALGKDPTVFLGGINPSLEFGNYRKGNGPYVYELDESQPSFSSFHPTHLIITNARKDHLENFHSDESYYLSCFEALARSAQNVVTFQHDQLTSHLGHHTFGLDEGTCTLLDRRAERFEQVARIELDGKVYTMRLRVPGLHNVLNAMAVVTLLWAAGIDPLDTIQALSSFVGTYRRFTVTAIDESRNIYVVDDYAHTPDEIAWLIRTSREVFAGLRQVMIFQPHRYTRLAREDGNFAKALMEADEIYVAEVYSAFEQALPNVSARMIVDGLKNYGKDAKYFSSIEELLKQIKPAPNTVYLFVGAGDIIDYSRKFVREIASTQ from the coding sequence ATGAGAATCCATTTTGTTGGAATCGGTGGTGTGGGGATGAGTTCTTTGGCCATCCACTGCCACCTTGTGGGTCATGACGTGTATGGTTCAGATATACACAGGAATGAACACATAGAAATCCTTCAGAAGCTGGGTGTGAAGGTCTTTTTGGGACACAGTCGTGAGAACTGGCTCGATCCCGACCTGCTGGTTCACACTCCAGCTGTCAGTTCGAACAATCCAGAACTTTTGAGGGCACGTGAGGAAAAGGTCCGAATCATCACGCGCTTTGATCTACTGAAACAGCTCGTGGAGGGTTCCGTTCAGTTCGCGGTCACCGGCTCGGATGGGAAAACGACTACGACGGCCATGCTCGCACACGTTCTCAAGGCGCTCGGGAAGGACCCAACGGTGTTTCTTGGAGGCATCAACCCGTCGCTCGAATTCGGAAACTACAGGAAAGGGAATGGTCCGTACGTTTATGAACTCGATGAGAGTCAGCCGAGTTTTTCTTCTTTTCACCCGACACACCTCATCATCACCAACGCGAGGAAAGACCATCTGGAAAACTTTCACAGCGACGAATCGTATTATCTGTCGTGTTTCGAAGCCTTGGCACGCTCTGCCCAGAACGTTGTCACCTTTCAACATGACCAGCTGACCTCGCATCTGGGTCACCACACGTTCGGTCTCGATGAAGGAACCTGCACCCTGCTCGACAGAAGGGCTGAACGTTTTGAACAGGTTGCTCGAATCGAGCTGGATGGAAAGGTTTACACCATGAGGCTCAGGGTGCCTGGTCTTCACAACGTTCTGAATGCGATGGCGGTCGTGACCTTGCTCTGGGCCGCTGGCATCGATCCTTTGGATACGATCCAGGCTCTTTCAAGTTTCGTCGGTACGTACAGAAGGTTCACCGTTACGGCCATAGATGAATCGAGGAACATATACGTGGTGGACGATTATGCACACACTCCGGACGAAATCGCGTGGTTGATCAGGACGTCCCGTGAAGTGTTTGCCGGCTTGAGACAGGTGATGATATTCCAGCCACACCGATACACAAGGCTTGCCAGGGAGGACGGAAATTTCGCCAAGGCTTTGATGGAGGCCGATGAGATATACGTTGCAGAGGTGTACAGTGCTTTTGAGCAAGCTCTGCCAAACGTTTCCGCACGGATGATCGTGGATGGCCTGAAAAATTACGGCAAAGACGCGAAGTACTTCTCATCGATCGAGGAGTTGTTGAAACAAATAAAACCCGCACCGAACACGGTGTACCTCTTCGTCGGTGCGGGCGACATAATAGACTATTCTCGAAAGTTCGTCAGGGAAATCGCTTCAACCCAGTGA
- a CDS encoding ABC transporter permease, whose product MAQNNNRLNNNNKTVDFEEKYLSRGQLIWRAFLKHRLGIAGLVVLIILYLMALFADFLSPYNPIEQSLRHTYSPPTKIYRTYKGQRVKPYVLPSMSYVDKITYERTYREMLFPRRLVVQKADGTVVTYELGKDGVESFRFSVNRTESIKVNGQWYDVKKSPATTDYFLFKYNEDVLNKGVSRFETTSAVAQEMFFKAYKDRFGLTSEYDIEAVAVTEQLDSIIVKRDGKFEMVKGKVLDYDYKIYPVKWFVKSWTGKFLWLVPSRLHLFGVDNYDNNQFVKLYIMGADLFGRDVFSRIVFASRISLSIGLIGVAITIAFALVFGGISGYYGGWVDEAFMRFAEIIMSIPGFYLMIMLRAVLPLDLPSTQIYILIVFILSFIGWAGTSRVIRGLVLSIREREFVEAAVAIGLSNWKVLTRHVLPNTTTYLIVNATLRIPGYILGEAGLSFLGLGIREPQASWGLMLAQAQDVYVITKAPWLLIPGVFIFITVLAFNFVGDALRDALDPRSLG is encoded by the coding sequence GTGGCTCAGAACAATAATAGGTTGAACAACAACAACAAAACGGTTGATTTCGAAGAAAAGTACCTCAGCAGGGGTCAGCTCATCTGGAGGGCGTTCCTCAAGCATAGACTTGGTATCGCTGGCCTTGTGGTACTGATAATCCTGTACCTCATGGCTCTCTTCGCAGATTTTCTGTCTCCCTACAATCCCATCGAGCAATCTTTGAGGCACACTTACTCTCCCCCGACGAAGATTTACAGAACTTACAAGGGCCAGAGAGTCAAGCCGTACGTTCTTCCATCGATGAGCTACGTGGACAAGATCACTTATGAAAGAACGTACAGAGAAATGTTGTTCCCAAGAAGGCTCGTGGTTCAGAAAGCAGACGGTACGGTTGTCACGTACGAACTCGGGAAGGACGGAGTCGAATCCTTCAGATTCTCCGTCAACAGGACAGAAAGCATCAAGGTGAACGGTCAATGGTACGACGTCAAGAAGAGCCCCGCAACGACTGACTATTTCCTGTTCAAATACAACGAGGACGTTCTGAACAAAGGTGTGTCTCGCTTCGAAACAACTTCCGCTGTGGCTCAGGAAATGTTCTTCAAGGCTTACAAAGACAGGTTCGGCCTGACAAGCGAGTACGACATCGAAGCCGTTGCGGTAACGGAACAGCTCGACAGTATCATAGTCAAGCGCGATGGAAAGTTCGAAATGGTGAAGGGTAAGGTGCTGGATTACGATTACAAGATTTATCCTGTCAAATGGTTCGTAAAGAGCTGGACGGGAAAGTTCCTCTGGTTGGTGCCTTCCAGACTGCACCTCTTCGGCGTGGACAACTACGACAACAATCAATTTGTGAAGCTTTACATAATGGGAGCCGATCTGTTCGGAAGGGACGTTTTCTCGAGGATAGTCTTCGCTTCGAGGATCTCTCTATCCATAGGTCTGATAGGTGTTGCCATAACGATCGCCTTCGCACTCGTTTTTGGAGGCATATCCGGTTATTACGGCGGATGGGTGGATGAAGCCTTCATGAGATTTGCCGAGATCATCATGTCGATCCCGGGCTTCTACCTGATGATCATGCTCAGAGCCGTGCTGCCGCTCGATCTGCCCTCCACGCAGATCTACATCCTCATCGTTTTCATACTCTCGTTCATAGGCTGGGCTGGAACGTCACGCGTCATCAGAGGTCTGGTGCTCTCTATAAGAGAAAGGGAATTCGTCGAAGCGGCCGTGGCGATAGGTTTGTCGAACTGGAAGGTCCTCACGAGACACGTGCTACCGAACACGACGACTTATCTGATCGTCAACGCAACACTGAGAATCCCTGGATACATACTTGGCGAAGCTGGTCTGAGCTTCCTGGGACTGGGTATAAGAGAACCACAGGCCTCATGGGGGTTAATGCTCGCACAAGCGCAGGATGTGTACGTGATAACGAAAGCCCCGTGGCTGCTCATACCGGGTGTGTTCATCTTCATAACGGTCCTCGCGTTCAACTTCGTTGGGGACGCGCTCAGAGACGCGCTGGATCCGAGATCACTGGGTTGA
- a CDS encoding ABC transporter permease, giving the protein MLKYIARRLVIAIPELIVISFLVFMIMEAAPGDFLDQYKLDPSMSKETLEAMKKELGLDQHPLVRYFKWLSGAIRGNFGYSFYYRRPVSKLIWERVAATLSLSLTSLAGSWILGIALGTFSALKKYSLTDKILTVFAFSFIAVPSFFLGLLLLYLAARTGWFPIGGMISIDHNTMTAWQKFKDLLWHMTLPATALTLGSMASLMRYMRGSLLDVLNEDYVTFARAKGMPERIVVFKHAMRNAINPMITFLGFSISGILGGSLFIENIFAWPGMGRLIYQALIQKDLYLVITSGLISAVLLVIGNLVADILLALVDPRVRLT; this is encoded by the coding sequence GTGCTGAAGTACATCGCGAGGAGATTGGTCATAGCCATACCCGAACTGATCGTCATCTCTTTTCTCGTGTTCATGATCATGGAGGCTGCTCCGGGTGACTTTCTCGATCAGTACAAGCTCGATCCATCCATGTCGAAAGAAACGCTCGAAGCGATGAAAAAAGAGCTGGGGCTGGACCAGCATCCACTGGTGAGGTACTTCAAGTGGCTTTCCGGTGCGATCAGAGGTAATTTTGGTTATTCCTTCTATTACAGAAGGCCGGTTTCCAAGCTCATCTGGGAGCGTGTGGCGGCAACACTCTCACTGTCGTTGACTTCACTCGCCGGTTCATGGATTTTGGGAATAGCGCTGGGAACGTTTTCCGCTTTGAAAAAGTATTCGCTTACGGACAAGATACTCACCGTGTTCGCGTTCAGCTTCATCGCGGTTCCGTCTTTCTTCCTGGGACTCCTTTTGCTGTACCTTGCAGCCCGTACGGGGTGGTTCCCCATCGGTGGGATGATCTCGATCGATCACAACACCATGACAGCATGGCAGAAGTTCAAAGATCTCCTCTGGCACATGACTCTGCCTGCAACTGCTCTGACGCTCGGTTCGATGGCGAGCTTGATGAGATACATGCGAGGGTCTCTGCTGGATGTTTTGAACGAAGACTACGTGACTTTCGCCCGCGCCAAAGGGATGCCTGAGAGGATAGTGGTATTCAAACACGCGATGAGAAACGCGATCAATCCGATGATCACGTTCCTCGGTTTCAGCATCTCCGGTATCCTTGGAGGATCGTTGTTCATAGAGAACATATTCGCCTGGCCGGGTATGGGCAGGCTAATATATCAGGCTCTGATACAGAAAGACCTCTATCTCGTCATAACGAGTGGACTGATCAGCGCCGTCCTTCTTGTGATCGGTAACCTTGTGGCTGACATACTCCTGGCGCTTGTGGATCCCAGGGTCCGTCTGACTTGA
- a CDS encoding ABC transporter substrate-binding protein translates to MKRFLLVAVLLAAVAIFAAEKYVWFDEKTPYLGSDAAGKYGGRIVVATLSGPRTMNYTVAKETSSTDVIALFMGYGGTLVELDNYARLHPAIAKRCEVELTDEGKMIVTFWLREGIRWSDGHPFTADDFVFTVNDVYCNPNIPSSTQDVIKDSQGRLPRAEKIDDYTVRVIYEEPFRLAVRYIGGLYIWPKHIAEQWVKDGTFREKWTVEAINNKELVGLGPFIPVEYVPDQYIRAVRNPYYWKKDAKGNQLPYLDEFVFKILPDLNAIKLAFENGEIDIYGVTAQFYPEIKAKAKKKNWVVGTGGPTYGTTFITFNWNHDDPVKRSWFRNEYFRKAVAYAMDKEAMIDTLLAGLGVAQWGPVSVLSPFYNDDALRKYPYDLDYARMMLQLGGFSWDKDGNLIDAQGNKVEFILSTNAGNTVREGMCNIIRDELAKLGIKVTFVPLDFNLLVNKMLNTTDWEAVVIGLTGSDEPQGGRNVWAQKGTLHFWNFHPDAAPGKQIKPEIYEAPDWELEIDRIFAENVKVLDQKKVYEMFSRFQELVSEHLPLIYTVQQLYLYAHKADLNIIEPTAFGGMLWTLPWIYWKK, encoded by the coding sequence GTGAAGAGGTTCTTACTTGTTGCGGTACTGCTTGCAGCCGTGGCGATCTTCGCAGCAGAGAAGTACGTCTGGTTCGATGAAAAAACACCGTACCTTGGTTCAGACGCCGCCGGAAAGTATGGAGGTAGGATCGTAGTTGCGACACTGAGTGGTCCAAGAACGATGAACTACACCGTTGCGAAAGAAACCAGCTCGACCGATGTCATCGCACTGTTCATGGGATACGGTGGAACACTGGTGGAACTCGACAACTACGCAAGGCTTCATCCGGCCATCGCCAAGCGCTGCGAAGTTGAGCTCACAGACGAAGGCAAGATGATCGTCACCTTCTGGCTGAGGGAAGGCATCAGGTGGTCGGATGGACATCCATTCACTGCCGACGATTTCGTGTTCACAGTGAACGACGTTTACTGCAATCCTAACATTCCCAGCAGCACTCAGGACGTCATCAAGGATTCGCAAGGAAGGCTCCCGAGGGCTGAAAAGATCGACGATTACACCGTCAGAGTGATCTACGAAGAGCCGTTCCGCCTGGCCGTCAGGTACATAGGCGGACTCTACATCTGGCCGAAACACATCGCCGAGCAGTGGGTCAAGGATGGCACGTTCCGCGAAAAATGGACCGTGGAAGCCATCAACAACAAAGAGCTGGTTGGTCTTGGACCGTTCATACCGGTAGAGTACGTACCGGACCAGTACATCAGGGCTGTGAGGAACCCATACTACTGGAAGAAAGACGCGAAAGGCAACCAGCTGCCTTACCTCGACGAGTTCGTCTTCAAGATTCTGCCAGATCTCAACGCGATCAAGCTCGCGTTCGAAAACGGCGAGATCGACATCTACGGCGTGACCGCACAGTTCTATCCAGAGATCAAAGCCAAAGCCAAAAAGAAGAACTGGGTCGTTGGAACGGGTGGCCCCACCTATGGAACCACGTTCATCACGTTCAACTGGAACCACGACGATCCTGTGAAGAGGTCATGGTTCAGGAACGAATACTTCAGAAAGGCTGTAGCGTACGCAATGGACAAAGAAGCGATGATCGACACGCTCCTTGCAGGCCTTGGAGTTGCACAGTGGGGTCCTGTCTCTGTGCTCTCACCGTTCTACAACGACGATGCTTTGAGAAAATATCCGTACGATCTGGATTACGCACGCATGATGCTGCAACTCGGAGGATTCAGCTGGGACAAAGACGGCAACTTGATAGACGCACAGGGCAACAAGGTTGAGTTCATTCTGTCCACCAACGCCGGTAACACGGTCCGCGAAGGTATGTGCAACATCATCAGAGATGAGCTCGCAAAGCTGGGCATCAAGGTCACGTTCGTCCCGCTGGACTTCAACCTGCTCGTGAACAAGATGCTCAACACCACCGACTGGGAAGCGGTCGTGATAGGGTTGACCGGTTCGGACGAACCACAGGGTGGAAGGAACGTTTGGGCTCAGAAAGGAACACTCCACTTCTGGAACTTCCATCCGGACGCAGCACCAGGAAAACAGATCAAGCCTGAGATCTACGAAGCACCCGATTGGGAACTCGAAATCGACAGAATATTCGCCGAAAACGTCAAAGTACTCGATCAGAAGAAAGTCTACGAGATGTTCTCGAGATTCCAGGAACTCGTCTCCGAGCATCTGCCTCTCATCTACACCGTGCAGCAGCTGTACCTGTACGCACACAAGGCTGACCTGAACATCATCGAACCGACCGCTTTCGGTGGAATGCTCTGGACGCTGCCTTGGATCTACTGGAAGAAGTGA
- a CDS encoding ABC transporter ATP-binding protein, translating into MAENSVLIKVVGLKKYFPIKQGFFIKRTVAHVKAVDSVDFEIKKGETFALVGESGCGKTTVGRTILRLIDPTEGQIFFDGTDISKLSYRELLPFRRRMQIVFQDPMSSLNPRMTVGQIVTEPMLFHGVVKTKQEAYEKAKELMEMVGLKTFHLDRYPHQFSGGQRQRIAIARAIAIQPEFLVLDEPTSSLDVSVQAQIINMFLDFQERFHFSYLFISHNLGLVRFISHRVAIMYLGRIVEMGDSEEIFSQPLHPYSKALLSATPVPDPKVERARKRIILTGGVPSPINRPSGCFFNPRCPFKVEICEKEYPQLIQVSNNHWVACHLVK; encoded by the coding sequence GTGGCTGAGAACAGCGTACTCATTAAAGTCGTCGGGTTGAAGAAGTATTTCCCGATAAAACAGGGCTTCTTCATAAAAAGAACGGTGGCTCATGTCAAAGCGGTGGACAGTGTAGATTTTGAAATCAAAAAAGGCGAAACCTTTGCCCTGGTGGGTGAATCTGGATGCGGTAAGACCACGGTGGGCCGCACCATACTGAGACTGATCGATCCGACCGAAGGACAGATCTTCTTCGACGGAACAGACATCTCGAAACTCAGCTACAGAGAACTGCTGCCCTTCAGAAGGAGAATGCAGATCGTCTTTCAAGATCCCATGAGCTCACTGAATCCCAGAATGACAGTTGGTCAGATCGTCACCGAACCGATGCTCTTCCATGGAGTCGTGAAGACGAAGCAGGAAGCTTACGAGAAAGCGAAAGAATTGATGGAAATGGTCGGCTTGAAAACGTTCCATCTGGACAGATATCCGCACCAGTTCAGCGGCGGACAGCGCCAAAGAATAGCCATAGCGCGTGCCATAGCGATACAACCAGAATTCCTCGTGTTGGATGAACCCACCTCTTCTCTCGATGTTTCCGTGCAGGCTCAGATCATAAACATGTTCCTGGATTTTCAGGAGAGATTCCATTTCAGCTATTTGTTCATATCACACAACCTTGGCCTGGTGAGGTTCATAAGTCATAGAGTTGCTATAATGTATCTTGGCAGGATAGTGGAGATGGGTGATTCGGAAGAGATATTCTCACAGCCCCTCCATCCTTACAGTAAAGCACTGCTCTCAGCCACGCCGGTACCCGATCCAAAAGTTGAGAGGGCCAGAAAGAGGATCATCCTGACCGGGGGTGTACCGAGTCCCATAAACAGACCGAGCGGTTGCTTCTTCAACCCGAGGTGTCCTTTCAAGGTCGAAATCTGTGAAAAAGAATATCCTCAACTGATACAGGTCTCAAATAACCACTGGGTGGCATGCCACCTGGTGAAGTGA